In Deinococcus maricopensis DSM 21211, one genomic interval encodes:
- the thiE gene encoding thiamine phosphate synthase — MTPFPLGRLYLVATPRDGQAEADFLARIAAALDGGVDTLQLRCKGWEAVPYIRLAERVRDLAHARRVPLFINDRVDVAVASGATGVHLGQADLPTRWARDLAPALRIGRSTHAPDHAEAALADRPAYFAVGPVYATPTKPGRAPATLDYVRWAAAHAPEDHTGVPWYAIGGIDHATAPDVIRAGATRLAVVRAILDAPDPAQAAGDLARLLDRPAVLA; from the coding sequence GTGACGCCGTTCCCCCTCGGGCGCCTGTACCTCGTCGCCACCCCGCGCGACGGGCAGGCGGAAGCCGACTTTCTCGCCCGCATCGCCGCTGCCCTCGACGGCGGCGTGGACACCCTGCAACTCCGCTGCAAAGGCTGGGAGGCCGTGCCGTACATCCGCCTCGCGGAACGTGTGCGGGACCTCGCGCACGCGCGGCGCGTCCCGCTGTTCATCAACGACCGCGTGGACGTCGCCGTCGCGAGCGGCGCGACCGGCGTGCACCTCGGGCAGGCCGACCTCCCCACCCGCTGGGCGCGCGACCTCGCGCCTGCCCTGCGCATCGGCCGCAGCACGCACGCGCCCGACCATGCCGAAGCGGCCCTCGCGGACCGCCCCGCGTACTTCGCGGTCGGGCCCGTGTACGCCACGCCCACCAAACCGGGCCGCGCGCCCGCCACGCTCGACTACGTCCGCTGGGCCGCCGCGCACGCCCCCGAGGACCACACCGGCGTGCCCTGGTACGCCATCGGCGGCATCGACCACGCCACTGCGCCCGACGTGATCCGCGCGGGCGCCACGCGCCTCGCCGTCGTCCGCGCCATCCTCGACGCGCCCGACCCCGCGCAGGCCGCGGGCGACCTCGCCCGCCTGCTGGACCGCCC
- the thiC gene encoding phosphomethylpyrimidine synthase ThiC → MTNTTERAARTESSARAPTSQTPTEQTLTTGPFPASRKVYTPGTRYPDVRVPHREIDLTPTVEMIGGLARHTPNPSVRVYDTGGPYTDPDAPLDLHAGLPHARPWLHNHPDLHTLPGATSAYTRAQNARADLADLRYPGAHTIRRARAGRTITQLQAARAGVITPEMEFVAIREALRQAEAFELRHQHPGNALGFQMPREITPEVVRAEIARGRAVLPANINHPELEPMIIGRAFRVKVNANIGNSAVKASVADEVEKLVWATRWGADTVMDLSTGKHIHQTREWIVRNSAVPIGTVPIYQALEKVGGVPEALTWDVYRDTLIEQAEQGVDYFTVHAGVRLAHLPLTVRRRTGIVSRGGSILARWCLAHHQENFLYTHFREICEIMAAFDVTFSLGDGLRPGSIEDANDAAQFAELDTLGELTKIAQELGVQTMIEGPGHVPLHLLQENVDRQLQVCGEAPFYTLGPLVTDVAPAYDHITSAVGAAVIGWMGVSMLCYVTPKEHLGLPDKNDVRDGVIAYRLAAHAADLAKGVPGAQARDNAISKARFEFRWEDQFNLALDPERARAFHDATLPAEAAKTAHFCSMCGPHFCSMKLSHDLRADDVLLGLQDKAREFREGGGELYRSAPEEVTT, encoded by the coding sequence ATGACGAACACCACCGAACGGGCGGCGCGCACCGAAAGCTCAGCCCGCGCCCCCACCAGCCAGACGCCCACCGAACAGACCCTCACGACCGGCCCGTTTCCTGCAAGCCGCAAGGTGTACACGCCCGGCACCCGCTACCCGGACGTGCGCGTCCCGCACCGCGAAATCGACCTGACGCCCACCGTCGAGATGATCGGCGGCCTCGCGCGCCACACCCCGAACCCCAGCGTCCGCGTGTACGACACGGGCGGCCCCTACACCGACCCGGACGCGCCCCTCGACCTGCACGCTGGCCTGCCGCACGCCCGGCCCTGGCTACACAACCACCCCGACCTCCACACGCTGCCGGGCGCGACCAGCGCGTACACCCGCGCGCAGAACGCCCGCGCGGACCTCGCCGACCTCCGCTACCCCGGCGCGCACACCATCCGCCGCGCCCGCGCGGGCCGGACCATCACGCAACTCCAGGCGGCCCGCGCGGGCGTCATCACGCCCGAAATGGAATTCGTCGCGATCCGCGAGGCCCTCCGCCAGGCCGAAGCGTTCGAGCTGCGCCACCAGCACCCCGGCAACGCCCTGGGCTTCCAGATGCCGCGCGAAATCACGCCCGAAGTGGTCCGCGCCGAAATCGCCCGCGGCCGCGCCGTGCTCCCCGCGAACATCAACCACCCGGAACTCGAACCGATGATCATCGGCCGGGCATTCCGCGTGAAAGTCAACGCGAACATCGGCAACAGCGCCGTGAAGGCCAGCGTCGCCGACGAGGTCGAGAAGCTCGTGTGGGCCACCCGCTGGGGCGCCGACACCGTCATGGACCTCTCCACCGGCAAGCACATTCACCAGACGCGCGAGTGGATCGTCCGCAACAGCGCCGTCCCGATCGGCACCGTACCCATCTACCAGGCGCTCGAAAAGGTCGGAGGCGTCCCCGAGGCCCTCACCTGGGACGTGTACCGCGACACCCTCATTGAGCAGGCCGAGCAGGGCGTGGACTACTTCACCGTGCACGCCGGCGTGCGCCTGGCGCACCTGCCGCTCACCGTGCGCCGCCGCACCGGCATCGTCTCGCGCGGCGGCAGCATCCTCGCGAGATGGTGCCTCGCGCACCACCAGGAGAACTTCCTGTACACGCACTTCCGCGAGATCTGCGAAATCATGGCCGCGTTCGACGTGACCTTCAGCCTCGGCGACGGCCTGCGCCCCGGCAGCATCGAGGACGCGAACGACGCCGCGCAGTTCGCGGAACTCGACACGCTCGGCGAACTCACCAAAATCGCCCAGGAACTGGGCGTGCAGACCATGATCGAAGGGCCCGGCCACGTCCCGCTGCACCTCCTGCAGGAAAACGTCGACCGTCAGCTGCAGGTGTGCGGCGAAGCGCCGTTCTACACGCTCGGGCCGCTCGTCACGGACGTCGCGCCCGCGTACGACCACATCACCAGCGCCGTCGGCGCCGCCGTGATCGGCTGGATGGGCGTCAGCATGCTGTGCTACGTCACGCCCAAGGAGCACCTCGGCCTGCCCGACAAGAACGACGTGCGCGACGGCGTCATCGCGTACCGCCTCGCCGCGCACGCCGCCGACCTCGCCAAGGGCGTGCCCGGCGCGCAGGCCCGCGACAACGCCATCAGCAAGGCCCGCTTCGAGTTCCGCTGGGAGGACCAGTTCAACCTCGCCCTCGACCCGGAACGCGCCCGCGCGTTCCACGACGCCACCCTGCCCGCCGAAGCCGCGAAGACCGCGCACTTCTGCAGCATGTGCGGCCCGCACTTCTGCAGCATGAAACTCAGCCACGACCTGCGCGCCGACGACGTCCTGCTCGGCCTGCAGGACAAAGCCCGCGAGTTCCGCGAGGGCGGCGGCGAACTGTACCGCAGCGCCCCGGAGGAGGTCACCACGTGA
- a CDS encoding SDR family NAD(P)-dependent oxidoreductase, with amino-acid sequence MSKPLTGTIALVTGASRGVGRGVALGLGEAGATVYVTGRTLSGRNPDLPRLAGSLEETAEEVTRLGGRGVAVRCDHRDDEQTRVAVERVRAEHGRLDVLVNNVWGGYEGLHAWDERGRTWGAPFWTQPLSLWDEMFGAGVRAHYVTSSLCAPLLIEARGLLVNISFFAALRHRGTENIPYFLAKGADDRMALAMANHLRPHGVTAVSLYPGLVRTEGVLLAPEGAFEFSNSESPQFLGRVIAAFAGDAGRLERSGQVLVAAELAEHYGVTDVDGARPRSIRAEYLP; translated from the coding sequence ATGAGCAAACCCCTGACTGGAACGATCGCGCTCGTGACGGGCGCCAGCCGAGGTGTCGGGCGCGGCGTGGCGCTCGGGCTGGGCGAGGCGGGCGCGACGGTGTACGTGACCGGCCGGACCCTGAGCGGCCGGAACCCGGACCTGCCGCGCCTGGCGGGCAGCCTGGAGGAGACGGCCGAGGAGGTCACGCGCCTTGGCGGGCGGGGCGTGGCGGTGCGCTGCGACCACCGGGACGACGAGCAGACGCGCGTGGCCGTGGAGCGCGTCCGCGCGGAGCATGGCCGCCTGGACGTGCTGGTGAACAACGTGTGGGGCGGGTACGAGGGCCTGCACGCGTGGGATGAGCGCGGGCGGACGTGGGGCGCGCCGTTCTGGACGCAGCCGCTCTCGCTGTGGGACGAGATGTTCGGCGCGGGCGTGCGCGCGCATTACGTGACGAGCAGCCTGTGCGCGCCGCTGCTGATCGAGGCGCGCGGGCTGCTCGTGAACATCTCGTTTTTCGCGGCGTTGCGGCACCGCGGTACCGAGAACATCCCGTACTTCCTGGCGAAGGGCGCGGATGACCGCATGGCGCTCGCCATGGCGAATCACCTGCGTCCGCACGGGGTGACGGCGGTGTCGCTGTACCCGGGGCTGGTGAGGACGGAGGGCGTGCTGCTCGCGCCGGAGGGAGCGTTCGAGTTCAGCAATTCGGAGTCGCCGCAGTTCCTGGGGCGCGTGATCGCGGCGTTCGCGGGGGACGCGGGACGGCTGGAGCGGTCTGGGCAGGTGCTGGTCGCGGCGGAGCTGGCTGAGCACTATGGCGTGACGGACGTGGACGGCGCGCGGCCCCGGTCGATCCGGGCGGAGTACCTCCCGTGA
- the thiD gene encoding bifunctional hydroxymethylpyrimidine kinase/phosphomethylpyrimidine kinase encodes MTPVALSVAGWDSGGGAGVGADLQVFRAHGVHGVGAVTLVTAQNTLGVQAVQVMDPALVRAQLESVLSDFPVGAVKVGALGSAGVVRAVAEVLRAVRVPVVVDPVLVSTSGRALLAPDALEVFRRELLPLAALVTPNLPEAEVLLGWPAGALSGGLPVEWAAPWPALVKGGHGLGDVLVDVLALHGMRRALTAARRESRHTHGTGCALSSAVAARLACGEGLVEAVTGAHAYVQAALAGAPGLGAGHGPLGVPVVGVGAPS; translated from the coding sequence GTGACGCCGGTGGCGTTGTCGGTGGCGGGGTGGGATTCCGGCGGGGGCGCAGGGGTCGGCGCGGACCTACAGGTGTTCCGCGCGCACGGCGTGCACGGCGTGGGCGCGGTGACGCTAGTGACGGCGCAGAACACGCTGGGCGTGCAGGCGGTACAGGTCATGGACCCGGCGCTGGTGCGGGCACAGCTGGAGTCGGTGCTGTCGGATTTCCCGGTGGGGGCCGTGAAGGTCGGGGCGTTGGGGAGCGCGGGGGTGGTGCGCGCGGTTGCCGAGGTGCTGCGGGCGGTGCGGGTGCCGGTGGTGGTGGACCCGGTGCTGGTGAGCACGAGCGGGCGGGCGTTGCTGGCGCCGGACGCGCTGGAGGTGTTCCGGCGGGAGTTGCTGCCGCTGGCGGCGCTGGTGACGCCGAACCTGCCGGAGGCGGAGGTGCTGCTGGGGTGGCCGGCGGGCGCGCTGTCGGGCGGCCTGCCGGTGGAGTGGGCGGCGCCCTGGCCGGCGCTCGTGAAGGGCGGGCATGGGCTGGGGGACGTGCTGGTGGACGTGCTGGCGCTTCATGGGATGCGGCGGGCGCTGACGGCGGCGCGGCGGGAGTCCCGGCATACGCACGGGACGGGGTGCGCGCTGTCGAGCGCGGTGGCGGCGCGGCTGGCGTGCGGTGAGGGCCTGGTGGAGGCCGTGACTGGAGCGCACGCGTACGTGCAGGCGGCGCTGGCGGGGGCGCCTGGGTTGGGCGCGGGGCATGGGCCGTTGGGAGTGCCAGTGGTGGGGGTGGGAGCGCCTTCATAA
- the glgP gene encoding alpha-glucan family phosphorylase, translated as MKTIGKVTVLPKLPDAIARLSELAYNVYWSWTPRAQELYQALDPQIWERFQHNPVRTLLEVPRARLDAVAADPDYLGRYTKVMADFDAYMGKKDTWAAQNAAALGRVAYFSMEYAFHESLPIYSGGLGVLAGDHCKSASDLGLPFVAVGLLFHQGYFRQSINKDGWQEEAYDTLDLTTLPITPARDAFGVEVRFSMPIQGRQVFIRVWELKVGRIPVYLLDTNVPENDDHDRQLTARLYGGNQEWRIQQELILGVGGVRALRLLGVDANVFHMNEGHASFLGLERIRELVAGGLDFRTALEAVASGTLFTTHTPVPAGNDAFALDLMDRYLGEWPAQLATSREELYELARHDQTWGQSFSMTVLALRLSRAANGVSELHGDVSRKMWNFLFDGASEREVPIGHVTNGAHTLTFLSQNLRDLYDTALASDWTERLEDPAVWEAVNSISDADLARVQAEQKMDMIRFVRERLRVQAERNGASAADIAATEDVLSPDALIIGFARRFATYKRATLLFRDKARLARLVNDPERPVQFVFAGKAHPADNPGKAFIQEIYRVSQEPEFKGKIVILENYDMHVARHLVQGVDVWLNNPRRPLEASGTSGMKASFNGSPNFSVLDGWWREGYDGTNGWPIGDEREYADLNSQDDADSYSMYETLEKDIVPLYHRRDAQGFNHDWLAISRRAMVTVSPQYSMQRQVIDYVQKYYLPLTKRAATVNANTRTLAREIGSWKTWVRQQWPHVQLTANAQMPASIEPGQTVRVTAHVQPAGIQTGEILVEAVLERGDERSRVPLHFTGDGNYAADLPLNESGLYAIGVRAFPVYPGLSSEFETGLAKWA; from the coding sequence ATGAAGACCATCGGGAAAGTCACCGTGCTGCCCAAGCTACCGGACGCGATTGCGCGCCTGAGCGAGCTGGCGTACAACGTGTATTGGTCATGGACCCCACGAGCGCAGGAGTTGTATCAGGCGCTGGATCCTCAAATTTGGGAGCGCTTCCAACATAACCCGGTGCGCACCCTCCTCGAAGTGCCGCGCGCCCGCCTCGACGCCGTCGCCGCCGACCCCGACTACCTCGGGCGCTACACGAAAGTCATGGCCGACTTCGACGCCTACATGGGCAAGAAGGACACCTGGGCCGCCCAGAACGCCGCCGCGCTCGGCCGCGTCGCGTACTTCAGCATGGAGTACGCCTTCCACGAAAGCCTCCCCATCTACTCCGGCGGCCTCGGCGTCCTCGCCGGCGACCACTGCAAGAGCGCCAGCGACCTCGGCCTCCCCTTCGTCGCCGTCGGCCTGCTCTTCCACCAGGGCTACTTCCGCCAGAGCATCAACAAGGACGGCTGGCAGGAAGAAGCCTACGACACCCTCGACCTCACCACCCTCCCCATCACGCCCGCCCGCGACGCGTTCGGCGTGGAAGTGCGCTTCAGCATGCCCATCCAGGGCCGCCAGGTGTTCATCCGCGTCTGGGAACTCAAGGTCGGCCGCATCCCCGTCTACCTCCTCGACACCAACGTCCCCGAAAACGACGACCACGACCGCCAGCTCACCGCCCGCCTGTACGGCGGCAACCAGGAATGGCGCATCCAGCAGGAGCTGATCCTCGGCGTCGGCGGCGTGCGCGCGCTGCGCCTGCTCGGCGTGGACGCGAACGTCTTCCACATGAATGAAGGGCACGCCTCGTTCCTTGGCCTGGAACGCATCCGCGAACTCGTCGCAGGCGGCCTGGACTTCCGCACCGCCCTCGAAGCGGTCGCGAGCGGCACGCTGTTTACCACGCACACGCCCGTCCCCGCCGGGAACGACGCGTTCGCACTCGACCTGATGGACCGCTACCTCGGCGAGTGGCCCGCGCAGCTCGCCACCAGCCGCGAGGAACTGTACGAACTCGCCCGCCACGACCAGACCTGGGGACAGAGCTTCAGCATGACCGTTCTCGCGCTGCGCCTCTCGCGCGCCGCGAACGGCGTGTCCGAACTGCACGGCGACGTCAGCCGCAAGATGTGGAACTTCCTGTTCGACGGCGCCAGCGAGCGCGAGGTGCCCATCGGGCACGTCACGAACGGCGCGCACACCCTCACGTTCCTCTCCCAGAACCTCCGCGACCTGTACGACACCGCTCTCGCGAGCGACTGGACCGAACGCCTCGAAGACCCCGCCGTCTGGGAAGCCGTGAACAGCATCAGCGACGCCGACCTCGCCCGCGTGCAGGCCGAACAGAAGATGGACATGATCCGCTTTGTGCGTGAGCGTCTGCGCGTTCAGGCGGAACGCAACGGCGCGAGCGCCGCCGACATCGCCGCGACCGAGGACGTCCTCTCCCCCGACGCGCTCATCATCGGCTTCGCGCGCCGCTTCGCGACGTACAAACGCGCCACGCTGCTGTTCCGCGACAAGGCCCGCCTCGCGCGCCTCGTGAACGACCCGGAACGACCCGTGCAGTTCGTGTTCGCCGGCAAGGCCCATCCCGCCGACAACCCCGGCAAGGCGTTCATTCAGGAGATCTACCGCGTCAGCCAGGAGCCCGAGTTCAAAGGCAAGATCGTCATCCTGGAGAACTACGACATGCATGTCGCCCGGCACCTCGTGCAAGGCGTGGACGTGTGGCTCAACAACCCGCGCCGCCCGCTCGAAGCGTCCGGCACCAGCGGCATGAAGGCGTCGTTCAACGGCTCCCCGAACTTCAGCGTCCTCGACGGCTGGTGGCGCGAAGGGTACGACGGCACGAACGGCTGGCCCATCGGCGACGAACGCGAGTACGCCGACCTCAACAGCCAGGACGACGCCGACAGCTACAGCATGTACGAAACCCTCGAGAAGGACATCGTGCCGCTGTACCACCGCCGCGACGCGCAGGGCTTCAACCACGACTGGCTCGCCATCAGCCGCCGCGCCATGGTGACCGTCAGCCCGCAGTACAGCATGCAGCGTCAGGTCATCGACTACGTCCAGAAGTACTACCTGCCGCTCACCAAACGCGCCGCCACCGTGAACGCGAACACCCGCACGCTCGCGCGCGAGATTGGCAGCTGGAAGACCTGGGTGCGGCAGCAGTGGCCGCACGTGCAGCTCACCGCGAACGCGCAGATGCCCGCCAGCATCGAGCCCGGCCAGACGGTGCGCGTGACGGCGCACGTGCAGCCCGCCGGCATCCAGACCGGCGAGATCCTCGTGGAGGCCGTGCTGGAACGCGGCGACGAGCGCAGCCGCGTGCCCCTGCACTTCACGGGCGACGGCAACTACGCCGCGGACCTCCCCCTCAACGAGAGCGGCCTGTACGCCATCGGCGTGCGCGCCTTCCCGGTGTACCCGGGCCTCAGCAGCGAGTTCGAGACCGGCCTCGCCAAGTGGGCCTGA
- a CDS encoding EamA family transporter, with translation MTRAVPTAALPPIPAVLLAILSVQGGAAIAKGLFPALGPAGTTGIRIALSALVLLAVFRPRLRGLTGEQWRAVVPYGVALGVMNLTFYLALARIPLGLAVTLEFVGPLLVAVFGSRRALDFVWVALAGAGIALIAPWGGRGGLDGLGVLLALVAGACWGAYILLGGRVSRVFGGADGVATGMLFAALAGLPFALASGHWGALTPGVFAAGLGVALLSSALPYSLEMIALRALPARTFGILMSLEPAVAALCGLLFLNEHLSVPQWVAVAFVIAASAGATLTARRATAPVEA, from the coding sequence GTGACTCGCGCTGTACCGACCGCTGCCCTTCCCCCCATTCCCGCCGTGCTGCTCGCCATCCTGAGCGTGCAGGGCGGCGCCGCCATCGCCAAGGGCCTGTTCCCGGCGCTCGGTCCGGCCGGGACGACCGGCATCCGCATCGCGCTGTCCGCCCTGGTGCTGCTGGCGGTGTTCCGCCCGCGCCTGCGCGGCCTCACGGGCGAGCAGTGGCGCGCGGTGGTGCCGTACGGCGTGGCGCTGGGCGTCATGAACCTGACCTTCTACCTCGCGCTCGCCCGCATCCCCCTGGGGCTCGCGGTGACGCTGGAGTTCGTCGGACCGCTCCTCGTCGCGGTGTTCGGTTCGCGCCGCGCCCTGGATTTCGTGTGGGTGGCGCTCGCCGGCGCGGGCATCGCCCTGATTGCCCCGTGGGGCGGCCGGGGCGGGCTGGACGGCCTGGGCGTGCTGCTGGCGCTCGTGGCGGGCGCGTGCTGGGGGGCGTACATCCTGCTGGGCGGGCGGGTGTCGCGCGTGTTCGGCGGCGCGGACGGCGTGGCCACGGGCATGCTGTTCGCGGCGCTGGCGGGGCTGCCGTTCGCACTCGCGAGCGGCCACTGGGGCGCGCTCACGCCGGGTGTGTTCGCGGCGGGGCTGGGTGTGGCGCTGCTGTCAAGCGCACTGCCGTACTCGCTGGAGATGATCGCGCTGCGCGCACTGCCCGCGCGGACGTTCGGCATCCTGATGAGCCTGGAACCGGCCGTGGCGGCCCTGTGCGGCCTGCTGTTCCTGAACGAGCACCTGAGCGTCCCGCAGTGGGTGGCGGTGGCGTTCGTGATCGCCGCGAGCGCCGGCGCGACCCTCACGGCCCGCCGCGCCACCGCGCCCGTGGAAGCCTGA
- a CDS encoding M15 family metallopeptidase, with amino-acid sequence MDQLLHALKAARCARVVRLLLLGGSLGVAAPTAPTDAQLAEAVVRAYPDAQLRADADAVVWPDGTRTPVTRAGATSGSYTDRLNHADLRAQLRTPYPACAPLRPPAYLEDPGRARDDAFFRRLYGSSSAQVSAHLRAVNWFGQRLAFTTVNGADRALEAVARDLAAQLPQHPDWRAFLTPSAGTFLWRTVAGTPRLSAHSYGIAIDLNTRMSAYWQWDGHREGARGIPYRNRFPAGIVHTFERHGFVWGGRWYHYDTMHFEYRPELARCP; translated from the coding sequence GTGGATCAACTTCTGCACGCCCTGAAGGCCGCCCGCTGCGCCCGCGTGGTCCGGCTGCTCCTGCTGGGCGGCAGCCTCGGCGTGGCCGCGCCGACCGCGCCCACCGACGCCCAGCTCGCCGAGGCCGTGGTGCGCGCGTACCCGGACGCGCAACTCCGCGCCGACGCCGACGCCGTCGTCTGGCCGGACGGGACGCGCACCCCCGTCACCCGCGCGGGCGCAACGAGCGGGTCGTACACCGACCGCCTGAACCACGCCGACCTGCGGGCGCAGCTCCGTACACCCTACCCGGCGTGCGCGCCCCTGCGCCCCCCCGCGTACCTCGAGGACCCGGGTCGCGCCCGCGATGACGCGTTCTTCCGCCGCCTGTACGGCAGCAGCAGCGCGCAGGTCAGCGCGCACCTGCGCGCCGTGAACTGGTTCGGGCAGCGCCTCGCATTCACGACCGTGAACGGCGCGGACCGCGCGCTCGAAGCGGTGGCGCGGGACCTCGCCGCGCAGCTGCCCCAGCACCCGGACTGGCGCGCGTTCCTCACGCCGAGCGCCGGGACGTTCCTGTGGCGAACCGTGGCGGGCACGCCGCGCCTCAGCGCGCACAGCTACGGCATCGCCATCGACCTGAACACCCGCATGAGTGCGTACTGGCAGTGGGACGGGCACCGCGAGGGCGCGCGCGGCATTCCGTACCGCAACCGTTTCCCGGCCGGGATCGTGCACACGTTCGAGCGCCACGGGTTCGTGTGGGGTGGCCGCTGGTACCACTACGACACCATGCACTTCGAGTACCGCCCGGAACTCGCGCGCTGCCCGTGA
- a CDS encoding HRDC domain-containing protein yields the protein MDGDLLAKLKFLRTTLAREEGRAPFTIFPNATLDEIAARRPQALDALAAIRGVGEARLAQYGERFLNVVIQHGGEATPASPADVSTPAPRASTGDTLADTLRLHRAGLDPASIARERGLARSTVIGHLADLARTGAVTPEDATRLTPDDVERIARTYATLDPEAQGRLKPLWEALGGQYDYDALKIVHAALHQPHTD from the coding sequence GTGGACGGCGACCTGCTCGCCAAACTCAAGTTCCTGCGCACCACCCTCGCCCGCGAGGAAGGCCGCGCGCCGTTCACGATCTTTCCGAACGCCACCCTCGACGAGATCGCCGCGCGCCGACCTCAGGCGCTCGACGCCCTCGCCGCCATCCGCGGCGTCGGTGAAGCGCGCCTCGCCCAGTACGGCGAGCGGTTCCTGAACGTCGTCATCCAGCACGGCGGCGAAGCGACCCCTGCCTCGCCCGCCGACGTGAGCACCCCCGCGCCGCGCGCCAGCACCGGCGACACGCTCGCGGACACCCTGCGCCTGCACCGTGCGGGCCTCGACCCTGCGAGCATCGCGCGCGAGCGTGGCCTGGCGCGTTCCACGGTCATCGGGCACCTCGCGGACCTCGCCCGCACCGGCGCGGTCACGCCTGAGGACGCCACGCGCCTCACCCCAGACGATGTGGAACGCATCGCCCGGACGTACGCAACCCTCGACCCCGAAGCGCAGGGCCGCCTCAAGCCCCTGTGGGAAGCCCTCGGTGGGCAGTACGACTACGACGCCCTCAAGATCGTCCACGCCGCGCTGCACCAGCCGCACACCGACTAA